A stretch of the Papaver somniferum cultivar HN1 chromosome 6, ASM357369v1, whole genome shotgun sequence genome encodes the following:
- the LOC113286414 gene encoding uncharacterized protein LOC113286414 isoform X1 — MSDSIVTQQDCLKLQLEEFKQQQKRIGHLASQQDRCEQQQQEMIDCIARQDNRIEHQLGEFAQLRKMSDRIASQQERLDLRLEEFKQQTKRIDSQQNQKMIGGNARKHDSLARCQTHYQAMLMKDVQRAYPDQQVNPICRKCGDSGNAVLLIYCTSAEHSYCLDKIWNLAHQMDGNYLKTRSRSV, encoded by the exons ATGAGTGATAGTATTGTTACCCAACAAGACTGCCTTAAGCTGCAACTTGAGGAGTTTAAGCAGCAACAAAAGAGAATTGGCCATCTTGCTTCCCAGCAAGACCGCTGTGAGCAGCAACAGCAAGAGATGATTGATTGTATTGCTCGCCAAGATAACCGCATTGAACATCAACTTGGGGAGTTTGCACAGCTACGGAAGATGAGTGATCGTATAGCTAGCCAACAAGAGCGCCTTGATCTGCGACTTGAGGAGTTTAAGCAGCAAACAAAGAGAATTGACAGTCagcaaaatcaaaagatgattggTGGTAATGCTCGCAAACATGACAGCCTGGCTCGATGTCAGACTCACTACCAAGCTATGCTGATGAAGGATGTTCAGCGTGCCTACCCTGATCAG CAGGTAAATCCCATTTGTCGGAAATGCGGTGACTCGGGCAATGCTGTGCTCCTTATTTACTGCACATCTGCTGAACATAG CTATTGTttagataaaatatggaatttggCCCATCAAATGGATGGAAATTATCTCAAGACACGGTCAAGGTCAGTTTAA
- the LOC113286414 gene encoding uncharacterized protein LOC113286414 isoform X2, producing the protein MSDSIVTQQDCLKLQLEEFKQQQKRIGHLASQQDRCEQQQQEMIDCIARQDNRIEHQLGEFAQLRKMSDRIASQQERLDLRLEEFKQQTKRIDSQQNQKMIGGNARKHDSLARCQTHYQAMLMKDVQRAYPDQVNPICRKCGDSGNAVLLIYCTSAEHSYCLDKIWNLAHQMDGNYLKTRSRSV; encoded by the exons ATGAGTGATAGTATTGTTACCCAACAAGACTGCCTTAAGCTGCAACTTGAGGAGTTTAAGCAGCAACAAAAGAGAATTGGCCATCTTGCTTCCCAGCAAGACCGCTGTGAGCAGCAACAGCAAGAGATGATTGATTGTATTGCTCGCCAAGATAACCGCATTGAACATCAACTTGGGGAGTTTGCACAGCTACGGAAGATGAGTGATCGTATAGCTAGCCAACAAGAGCGCCTTGATCTGCGACTTGAGGAGTTTAAGCAGCAAACAAAGAGAATTGACAGTCagcaaaatcaaaagatgattggTGGTAATGCTCGCAAACATGACAGCCTGGCTCGATGTCAGACTCACTACCAAGCTATGCTGATGAAGGATGTTCAGCGTGCCTACCCTGATCAG GTAAATCCCATTTGTCGGAAATGCGGTGACTCGGGCAATGCTGTGCTCCTTATTTACTGCACATCTGCTGAACATAG CTATTGTttagataaaatatggaatttggCCCATCAAATGGATGGAAATTATCTCAAGACACGGTCAAGGTCAGTTTAA